In Duganella zoogloeoides, a single genomic region encodes these proteins:
- the hpf gene encoding ribosome hibernation-promoting factor, HPF/YfiA family — translation MNLTISGHHLEVTAAIREYVQSKLERVTRHFDQVIDIAVILTVDNLKEKTKRQKAEINLRLSGKTVYVESLSQDLYAAIDTLIDKLDRQVMKYKGKVQQHGHDAIKHLPDNFEPAAAAL, via the coding sequence ATGAATCTCACCATCAGTGGACATCATCTCGAAGTGACCGCCGCCATTCGTGAATACGTGCAGAGCAAGCTCGAACGCGTGACACGGCACTTTGATCAAGTGATTGATATTGCTGTCATTCTGACCGTAGATAACCTTAAAGAGAAAACCAAGCGCCAAAAGGCTGAAATCAATCTGCGCCTGTCCGGTAAAACGGTCTACGTGGAAAGCCTGTCGCAAGACCTGTACGCTGCGATCGACACCCTGATCGACAAGCTGGACCGCCAGGTCATGAAGTACAAAGGCAAAGTCCAACAGCACGGCCACGATGCGATCAAGCATCTCCCGGATAACTTCGAACCAGCTGCCGCCGCCCTTTAA
- a CDS encoding GGDEF domain-containing protein, which produces MTQTATGKLAPSKDTDYAAQDAELVNKLAAENQALRARMAYLLEQAERNHSIMTRHQAFDLNIVSAGNFPDLVGTILSVLPVISELDAVTLTLLDEGEDIRTVMLKLDVVFEDFPDLIFVEALDALGFDLSERTATSPPPKPLLGMFDAHRHGAAFPNATTGLQSVALVPLLRNKRIIGSLNLASRDPTRFTPSLGTDFVEHMASIVAICLENVISNEMLKYIGLTDSLTGVYNRRYIDRRLLEEIARARRQAYPISFMYIDVDHFKRVNDTVGHGGGDEVLREVASRIKNELRASDALARFGGEEFVVLLIDAPLDSAAFVAERIRAGVAATMIALTPELQVSVTVSIGVAALHPGDAEGDPVAIARAWVAAADLRLYAAKEAGRNRVVSSAPAA; this is translated from the coding sequence ATGACGCAGACTGCAACCGGCAAGTTGGCGCCGAGCAAGGATACGGACTACGCGGCGCAAGACGCTGAACTGGTCAACAAGCTGGCCGCCGAAAACCAGGCTCTCCGCGCCCGCATGGCCTATCTGCTGGAGCAGGCTGAACGCAATCACTCGATCATGACGCGCCACCAGGCGTTCGACCTGAACATCGTCAGCGCCGGCAACTTCCCCGATCTGGTCGGCACCATCCTCAGCGTGTTGCCGGTCATTTCCGAGCTCGACGCGGTTACCCTCACGCTGCTGGACGAGGGTGAAGATATCCGCACCGTCATGCTCAAGCTCGACGTGGTGTTCGAGGATTTTCCCGACCTGATTTTCGTGGAAGCGCTCGATGCGCTCGGCTTCGACCTGTCCGAGCGCACCGCGACCTCGCCGCCGCCCAAGCCGCTGCTGGGTATGTTCGATGCGCACCGTCACGGTGCCGCCTTTCCCAACGCGACAACGGGGCTGCAAAGCGTGGCGCTGGTACCGCTGCTGCGCAACAAGCGCATCATCGGCAGCCTCAACCTGGCCAGCCGCGACCCCACCCGTTTCACGCCCAGCCTGGGCACCGATTTCGTCGAGCACATGGCGTCGATCGTTGCCATCTGCCTGGAAAACGTCATCAGTAACGAGATGCTCAAGTACATCGGTCTGACCGACTCGCTCACCGGCGTCTACAACCGCCGCTACATCGACCGCCGCCTGCTGGAAGAAATCGCCCGCGCCCGCCGCCAGGCGTATCCGATCTCGTTCATGTACATCGACGTCGATCACTTCAAGCGCGTCAACGACACCGTGGGCCACGGCGGCGGCGACGAAGTGCTGCGCGAAGTCGCCAGCCGCATCAAGAACGAGCTGCGCGCCTCGGATGCGCTGGCGCGCTTCGGCGGCGAGGAATTCGTGGTGCTGCTGATCGATGCGCCGCTCGACAGCGCCGCCTTCGTTGCCGAGCGCATCCGCGCCGGCGTGGCTGCCACCATGATCGCCCTTACGCCCGAGCTGCAAGTGTCGGTGACGGTGTCGATCGGCGTGGCAGCCCTGCATCCGGGCGACGCCGAAGGCGACCCGGTCGCCATCGCCCGCGCCTGGGTCGCCGCTGCCGACCTGCGCCTGTACGCAGCCAAAGAGGCCGGGCGCAACCGCGTGGTCAGCAGCGCGCCGGCGGCGTGA
- the lptA gene encoding lipopolysaccharide transport periplasmic protein LptA, producing the protein MRAITKHTFWSAALLLAALTIPARAEKADSNKPIEVSFDQADSDDVKQIKTFTGNVILTRGTIRMTSPKAVVTQDPEGYQFVVLTGTPGVQATFRQKLDGETDKWVEGQADRIEYDDKTELVKLISKGRIKQLESGKVTSQVDGEFISYDSRREVFAVKNSSSGESKPGAGRGTMVIQPSSKRPPIAPAQPVPATQPAGK; encoded by the coding sequence ATGAGAGCAATCACCAAGCACACCTTCTGGTCGGCAGCACTGCTGCTGGCGGCACTGACCATTCCGGCGCGCGCCGAAAAAGCCGACTCCAACAAGCCGATCGAAGTGTCGTTCGACCAGGCCGACTCCGATGACGTCAAGCAGATCAAGACCTTCACCGGCAATGTCATCCTCACGCGCGGCACCATCCGCATGACCTCGCCGAAGGCGGTGGTCACGCAAGACCCCGAGGGCTACCAGTTCGTGGTGCTCACCGGCACGCCCGGCGTGCAGGCCACGTTCCGCCAGAAACTCGACGGCGAGACCGACAAGTGGGTGGAAGGCCAGGCCGACCGCATCGAATACGACGACAAGACCGAGCTGGTCAAGCTGATCTCCAAGGGCCGCATCAAGCAGCTCGAGTCGGGCAAGGTCACCAGCCAGGTCGATGGCGAGTTCATATCCTACGACAGCCGCCGCGAAGTGTTCGCGGTGAAGAACAGCAGCAGCGGCGAGAGCAAACCGGGCGCCGGCCGCGGCACCATGGTGATCCAGCCATCGTCCAAGCGCCCGCCGATCGCGCCGGCGCAGCCGGTGCCGGCCACCCAGCCTGCGGGGAAATGA
- a CDS encoding alginate lyase family protein — protein MKIVYLVYTVLLSASAASAVAATCQPAPAAVIDIDANSYYNDANHSVIDPARRAKNIASTEPVEQFLSGVARNASRYQANGKPQDAACALNWLDSWAGQQAMLGKMSSEQAYFVRKWTLGGLALSYARVQAAAMPAQKQAIEAWLSTLADATLVHADTRKGKRNNHYYWEGLAVTAVGAVTHDQRLLTWGHGVFDNAMAQVAPDGALPAEMARGAKALHYHAFAAAPLTMMASILDLQSPMLDRLVTFTLAAARNPSAMNQATGFKQEAVNDMPFAVIYARHMGHPPAAAAKFQARLGGDLTLPNPLEHFPSSNKSTGQP, from the coding sequence ATGAAAATTGTTTATCTGGTTTATACCGTTCTCCTTTCCGCCTCCGCTGCTTCCGCCGTCGCCGCCACCTGCCAGCCGGCGCCGGCCGCCGTCATCGACATCGACGCCAACAGCTACTACAACGACGCCAACCATTCCGTGATCGACCCGGCGCGGCGCGCCAAAAACATCGCCAGCACCGAGCCGGTCGAACAATTCTTGTCTGGCGTCGCCCGCAACGCCAGCCGCTACCAGGCCAACGGCAAGCCGCAAGACGCCGCCTGCGCCTTGAACTGGCTGGACAGCTGGGCCGGCCAGCAGGCCATGCTGGGCAAGATGTCGAGCGAACAGGCGTATTTCGTGCGCAAGTGGACCCTGGGCGGACTGGCGCTCAGCTATGCGCGCGTGCAGGCAGCCGCCATGCCCGCGCAAAAGCAAGCGATCGAGGCGTGGCTGTCCACGCTGGCCGACGCCACGCTGGTCCACGCCGACACCCGCAAGGGCAAGCGCAACAACCATTACTACTGGGAAGGGCTGGCAGTGACTGCCGTCGGCGCCGTCACCCACGACCAGCGTCTATTAACTTGGGGCCACGGCGTGTTCGACAACGCCATGGCCCAGGTGGCACCCGACGGCGCGCTGCCGGCCGAGATGGCGCGCGGCGCCAAGGCGCTGCACTACCACGCGTTTGCTGCCGCGCCGCTGACCATGATGGCGTCCATCCTCGACCTGCAGTCGCCGATGCTGGACCGGTTGGTGACATTTACGCTGGCCGCCGCGCGCAATCCTTCGGCCATGAACCAGGCGACCGGTTTCAAGCAGGAAGCGGTGAATGACATGCCGTTTGCCGTGATCTACGCGCGCCACATGGGGCACCCGCCAGCAGCCGCTGCAAAATTCCAGGCCCGCCTCGGCGGCGATTTAACCTTGCCCAACCCGCTAGAACATTTTCCGTCGTCGAACAAATCCACAGGACAGCCATGA
- a CDS encoding KpsF/GutQ family sugar-phosphate isomerase codes for MLKAFDAKMAAHALRLARETLQNEAAAITALELRLGDDHTVVKAIELLFNCKGRVVVSGIGKSGHIARKMAATFASTGTPAMFVHPAEAAHGDLGMVTADDAFIAISYSGESTELMTILPVVKRMGSKVIAITGKPGSSLASIADVHLNVAVAKEACPMNLAPTTSTTVTLALGDALAVALLDLRGFREEDFARSHPGGALGRRLLTHVRDVMRSGADVPKVRADVKLTDALLEMTKKGMGMTAVVDAEDRPIGVFTDGDLRRMIDKVQDFTQVLIRDVMHANPRSIAPEQLAVDAVAIMEQFRINQVLVADADGKLVGALHIHDLTRAKVI; via the coding sequence ATGCTGAAAGCTTTTGACGCAAAAATGGCGGCGCATGCGCTGCGGCTCGCCCGTGAAACGTTGCAAAACGAGGCTGCTGCCATTACTGCGCTGGAGCTGCGCCTGGGTGACGACCATACCGTCGTCAAAGCGATTGAACTGTTGTTTAATTGCAAGGGCAGGGTGGTGGTGTCCGGTATCGGCAAGTCCGGCCACATCGCTCGCAAGATGGCAGCCACGTTCGCCTCCACCGGCACCCCCGCCATGTTCGTACATCCGGCCGAGGCTGCGCACGGCGACCTCGGCATGGTTACTGCTGACGACGCTTTCATTGCCATTTCGTACTCGGGCGAAAGTACCGAGCTGATGACCATCCTGCCGGTGGTCAAGCGCATGGGCAGCAAGGTCATTGCCATCACCGGTAAACCAGGCTCCAGCCTGGCCAGCATCGCCGACGTCCACCTCAATGTAGCGGTGGCCAAGGAAGCGTGCCCGATGAACCTGGCGCCCACCACGTCCACCACCGTCACGCTGGCGCTGGGCGACGCGCTGGCAGTGGCCTTGCTCGATCTGCGCGGTTTCAGGGAAGAAGATTTTGCCCGGTCGCATCCGGGCGGGGCGCTGGGCCGGCGCCTGCTCACCCACGTGCGCGACGTCATGCGCAGCGGCGCCGATGTGCCCAAGGTGCGTGCCGACGTCAAGCTCACCGACGCGCTGCTTGAAATGACCAAAAAAGGCATGGGCATGACCGCCGTGGTCGATGCCGAGGACAGACCGATCGGCGTATTTACCGACGGCGACCTGCGCCGCATGATCGACAAGGTGCAGGACTTCACCCAGGTCCTGATCCGCGACGTCATGCACGCCAACCCGCGCAGCATCGCGCCGGAACAGCTGGCGGTCGATGCGGTCGCAATCATGGAACAGTTCCGCATCAACCAAGTGCTGGTGGCCGACGCCGATGGCAAGCTGGTCGGCGCGCTGCACATCCACGACCTCACACGCGCCAAGGTGATCTGA
- a CDS encoding PBECR2 nuclease fold domain-containing protein — translation MSEPIYGTSSKRQDARERYVRHALATIRDPYEIWIVEYEDENGKEELRHVYIGAFQGKQHMLVVFIDTTGRVLWNFMHGDGKALNKHRHGECIYIRP, via the coding sequence TTGAGCGAGCCAATCTACGGCACATCGTCGAAACGTCAGGATGCACGTGAGCGCTATGTCAGGCACGCTCTTGCAACGATCCGAGATCCCTACGAAATATGGATTGTCGAATACGAAGACGAGAATGGCAAGGAAGAACTGCGCCATGTCTATATCGGCGCCTTCCAAGGTAAGCAACATATGCTGGTGGTGTTCATCGACACGACCGGCCGGGTACTCTGGAATTTCATGCACGGCGATGGCAAGGCGCTCAACAAACATCGACATGGCGAATGTATTTACATTCGCCCGTAA
- the lptC gene encoding LPS export ABC transporter periplasmic protein LptC, protein MPNVRKRTAHRWSLTWMVVIGVFVAVGTGWMVQLINESNQDTAQDKFRNEPDYIIDRFSVVRMTKDGKPAYIISGDKLTHLPAEEASDIIKPYINTLSAEHPPMTVRGDTARVDQDNSRVKLDGNVSVVRPASGKSQAMSLTTSTLTVFPDEQRMETVAPVELHLGKTVATGVGMTANNATLQTQLGGRGKITVPPHAAR, encoded by the coding sequence ATGCCTAACGTACGTAAAAGAACCGCCCACCGCTGGTCGCTCACCTGGATGGTCGTCATCGGCGTATTCGTGGCCGTCGGTACCGGCTGGATGGTGCAGTTGATTAACGAATCGAACCAGGATACGGCGCAGGACAAGTTCCGCAACGAGCCCGATTACATCATCGACCGGTTCAGCGTGGTGCGCATGACCAAGGACGGCAAGCCGGCCTATATCATTTCCGGCGACAAGCTCACCCACCTGCCGGCCGAAGAAGCGTCCGACATCATCAAGCCCTATATCAACACCTTGTCGGCCGAGCATCCGCCAATGACGGTGCGCGGCGACACCGCCCGCGTCGATCAGGACAACTCGCGCGTCAAGCTCGACGGCAACGTCAGCGTGGTACGCCCGGCCAGTGGCAAAAGCCAGGCCATGAGCCTGACCACGTCCACGCTCACCGTGTTCCCGGACGAGCAACGGATGGAAACCGTCGCACCGGTCGAACTGCACCTGGGCAAGACGGTGGCCACGGGTGTCGGCATGACCGCCAACAACGCAACGCTGCAAACCCAATTGGGCGGACGCGGCAAGATCACCGTGCCGCCGCATGCGGCACGCTAA
- the bluB gene encoding 5,6-dimethylbenzimidazole synthase, which yields MSAGFTPQEIDTVYRVIQERRDVRHFVPGPVDEAVIARLLHAAHQAPSVGYMQPWRFIRIASPAVRSAIIDLVEAERLNTAAALGARGAEFMRLKVEGIRECGALFVVALADGREAHVFGRRTLPEMDLASVACAIQNMWLASRAEGLGMGWVSLFDPEQLAQLLAMPDGARPVAVLCLGHVAQFYPRPMLEMEGWDTRRALDSLVAVNTWSNTAGK from the coding sequence ATGTCCGCAGGTTTTACCCCGCAAGAAATCGACACCGTCTATCGCGTCATCCAGGAGCGGCGCGACGTGCGCCACTTCGTTCCCGGCCCGGTGGACGAAGCGGTGATCGCGCGCCTGCTGCACGCGGCGCACCAAGCGCCCAGCGTCGGCTATATGCAGCCGTGGCGCTTCATCCGCATCGCCAGTCCCGCCGTGCGCAGCGCCATCATCGACCTGGTGGAAGCCGAACGGCTCAACACGGCCGCAGCGCTGGGCGCACGCGGCGCCGAATTCATGCGGCTAAAAGTGGAAGGCATCCGCGAGTGCGGCGCGCTGTTCGTGGTGGCGCTGGCCGACGGCCGCGAAGCGCACGTGTTCGGCCGCCGCACGCTGCCCGAGATGGACCTGGCGTCGGTCGCCTGCGCGATCCAGAACATGTGGCTCGCTTCGCGCGCCGAGGGACTGGGCATGGGCTGGGTATCGCTGTTCGACCCGGAACAACTGGCGCAACTGCTGGCCATGCCCGACGGCGCGCGGCCGGTGGCCGTGCTGTGCCTGGGGCACGTGGCGCAATTCTATCCACGGCCGATGCTGGAAATGGAGGGGTGGGATACGCGCCGTGCGCTGGATTCGCTGGTGGCGGTAAATACGTGGTCCAACACCGCCGGAAAGTAG
- a CDS encoding monovalent cation:proton antiporter family protein — MTFSPLELTLVLLGSAVLGVVAFRMMHLPPMLGYLAVGILIGPHALGWAMESEATHGLAEFGVVFLMFSIGLEFSLPKLLAMRGIVFGLGLAQVAFTIIATLLFGWLIASQLPAHLQISWQGAFALGGALAMSSTAIVVKMLTERLELESEHGRKIIGILLFQDLAVVPLLIMIPSLGQRPDALAETLAWAGVKAVIVLTLLLFVGHRLMRGWFTIVVKRRSQELFMLNLLLITLGAAWITEQAGLSLALGAFVAGMLISETEYKHQVEEDIKPFRDVLLGLFFITVGMLLNLRMVIDNWWLVLILLIGPVLVKFALIAALAKLFGSSDGVSIRTGLALAQAGEFGFVLLNLASGNKLIDPFITQVVLASMVLSMLVAPLIIAKSDQIVMKLASNDWMMQSLALTKIASRTMSTNKHVILAGFGRSGQSLATLLSEEKIDYHALDLDPERVQVAQAAGLQVSYGDAARRESLVAAGIYRASAVVITYASTPSALKVLHQVHLLAPNLPVLVRSHDDTDLDALKAAGAAEVVPELMEGSLMLASHTLVMLGVPLRKVVHRVQAAREARYASLRGFFHGFSDVGEDADLDRLHPVTLADNTPSVGRQLGQCLLADSGAVVASLRRGKQVIDFGPETVLAAGDVVVLRGAADAVARAENLLLR, encoded by the coding sequence ATGACGTTTTCCCCGCTCGAACTGACCCTGGTGTTGTTAGGCAGCGCCGTGCTGGGCGTGGTGGCCTTCCGCATGATGCATTTGCCGCCCATGCTCGGCTACCTGGCCGTCGGCATCCTGATCGGCCCCCACGCGCTCGGCTGGGCCATGGAAAGCGAAGCCACCCACGGCCTGGCCGAGTTCGGCGTGGTATTCCTGATGTTCTCGATCGGGCTCGAATTCTCGCTGCCCAAGCTGCTGGCGATGCGCGGCATCGTGTTCGGCCTCGGGCTGGCGCAGGTGGCGTTTACCATCATTGCCACCTTGCTGTTCGGCTGGCTCATCGCCAGCCAGCTACCGGCCCATTTGCAGATCAGCTGGCAAGGCGCGTTTGCACTCGGCGGCGCGCTGGCCATGTCGTCCACCGCCATCGTGGTCAAGATGCTGACCGAGCGGCTCGAGCTCGAGAGCGAGCATGGCCGCAAGATCATCGGCATTTTGCTGTTCCAGGATCTGGCCGTGGTGCCGCTGCTGATCATGATCCCGTCGCTGGGCCAGCGCCCGGACGCGCTGGCGGAAACCCTGGCCTGGGCCGGTGTCAAGGCCGTGATCGTATTGACCCTGCTGCTGTTCGTCGGCCACCGCCTGATGCGCGGCTGGTTTACCATCGTGGTCAAGCGCCGCTCGCAGGAACTGTTCATGCTCAACCTGCTCCTGATCACGCTGGGCGCGGCATGGATCACCGAACAGGCCGGGCTGTCGCTGGCGCTCGGGGCGTTTGTCGCTGGCATGCTGATTTCCGAGACCGAGTACAAGCACCAGGTGGAAGAAGACATCAAGCCGTTCCGCGACGTGCTGCTGGGACTGTTCTTCATCACGGTGGGCATGCTGCTCAACCTGCGCATGGTGATCGACAACTGGTGGCTGGTGCTGATCCTGCTGATCGGGCCGGTGCTGGTGAAGTTTGCCCTGATCGCCGCGCTGGCCAAGCTGTTCGGCTCGAGCGATGGCGTGTCGATCCGCACCGGCCTGGCGCTGGCGCAGGCCGGCGAATTCGGCTTCGTGCTGCTCAACCTCGCCAGCGGCAACAAGCTGATCGATCCGTTCATCACCCAGGTGGTGCTGGCCTCGATGGTGCTGTCGATGCTGGTGGCGCCGCTGATCATCGCCAAGTCCGACCAGATCGTCATGAAGCTGGCCAGCAACGACTGGATGATGCAGTCGCTGGCGCTGACCAAGATCGCCAGCCGCACCATGTCCACCAACAAGCACGTGATCCTGGCCGGGTTCGGCCGCAGCGGCCAGAGCCTGGCTACCCTGCTGTCCGAAGAGAAAATCGACTACCACGCGCTCGACCTCGACCCCGAGCGGGTGCAGGTGGCGCAGGCGGCCGGCCTGCAAGTGTCGTACGGCGACGCCGCGCGGCGCGAAAGCCTGGTCGCGGCCGGTATCTACCGCGCCAGCGCGGTGGTGATCACCTACGCCAGCACACCGTCGGCATTGAAGGTGCTGCACCAGGTGCATTTGCTGGCGCCGAATTTGCCGGTACTGGTACGCTCGCACGACGACACCGACCTCGACGCCCTGAAAGCGGCCGGCGCGGCCGAAGTGGTGCCGGAACTGATGGAAGGCAGCCTGATGCTGGCCTCGCACACCTTGGTGATGCTGGGCGTGCCGCTGCGCAAGGTCGTGCACCGCGTGCAGGCCGCGCGCGAAGCGCGCTATGCGTCGCTGCGCGGCTTCTTCCACGGCTTTTCCGACGTCGGCGAAGACGCTGACCTCGACCGCCTACACCCGGTCACCCTGGCCGACAACACGCCCAGCGTGGGCAGGCAGCTGGGCCAGTGCCTGCTGGCCGACAGCGGCGCCGTGGTTGCCAGCCTGCGTCGCGGCAAGCAGGTAATCGACTTCGGTCCCGAGACCGTGCTGGCCGCCGGCGACGTGGTCGTGCTGCGCGGCGCGGCCGACGCCGTGGCGCGCGCCGAGAATTTGCTGCTGCGCTGA
- the lptB gene encoding LPS export ABC transporter ATP-binding protein gives MEPSCGSTLIVRGLQKSYGKRQVVHDVSLQVDCGEVVGLLGPNGAGKTTSFYMIVGLVPSDAGTIDIGGVDVSSLPIHRRASLGLSYLPQEASVFRKLTVEENIRAVLEIQKVDGKPLSKADITERLNTLLADLQIEKLRENPALSLSGGERRRVEIARALATNPRFVLLDEPFAGVDPIAVIEIQRIVRFLKERQIGVLITDHNVRETLGICDRAYIINQGSVLASGRPDDIIADESVRRVYLGEHFRM, from the coding sequence ATGGAACCAAGTTGCGGTAGCACCCTGATCGTTCGCGGCCTGCAGAAAAGCTATGGCAAGCGCCAGGTCGTTCACGACGTGTCCCTGCAAGTCGATTGCGGCGAAGTGGTGGGTTTGCTCGGCCCCAACGGCGCCGGCAAGACCACGTCGTTCTACATGATCGTCGGCCTGGTACCGTCGGACGCCGGCACCATCGATATCGGCGGCGTCGACGTCTCGTCGCTGCCGATCCACCGCCGCGCCTCGCTCGGCCTGTCGTACCTGCCGCAGGAAGCGTCGGTGTTCCGCAAACTGACGGTGGAAGAAAATATTCGCGCTGTCCTCGAAATCCAGAAAGTGGACGGCAAGCCTTTATCCAAGGCTGACATTACTGAACGGCTCAATACCCTGCTGGCCGATTTGCAAATCGAGAAGCTGCGCGAGAACCCCGCGCTCTCGCTCTCCGGCGGCGAACGCCGCCGGGTGGAGATCGCCCGTGCGCTGGCCACCAACCCGCGCTTCGTGCTGCTCGACGAACCATTCGCCGGGGTCGACCCGATTGCCGTGATCGAGATCCAGCGCATCGTGCGCTTTCTCAAGGAGCGGCAAATCGGCGTCCTCATTACCGATCACAATGTGCGCGAGACGCTGGGCATCTGCGACCGCGCATATATCATCAACCAGGGCTCGGTGCTGGCTTCGGGCCGTCCGGACGACATCATCGCCGACGAGTCGGTCCGCCGCGTCTACCTGGGTGAACACTTCCGAATGTAA
- a CDS encoding RNA polymerase factor sigma-54 — MKQSLQLRTSQHLALTPQLQQSIRLLQLSTLELHQELEQLLTDNPLLERLDDPLDHSLRLLSDGAISQQAPSGEAPSESGPQEAAPAGEADAYEGPAADTESTTAEADMDWSDAGRSKAPDDEDARPQIEAHHCTLREHLMEQMRVTVLELRDRALVELIIDALDENGYLEEALDEIHARLPEELEVELDELQTALSLLQSFDPAGVGARNAAECLALQIKRLPGIALVTRRMAVAIVEKHLTWFAQRDFNKLKKALLCDDEDLREVQTVIRQCNPHPGAAFASDVSDYVVPDVIVKKSRTGWQVSLNNDVMPRLRVNAMYANLLKQKKGEGGEGAMGAQLQEAKWLIKNMRQRFDTILRVAQAIVERQKNFFSHGAVAMRPLVLREIADTLGLHESTISRVTTQKYMLTPHGMFELKYFFGSHVATEAGGEASSTAIRALIVQLTGAEDPKNPLSDSKIADMLGEQGMVIARRTVAKYREALKIPPVSLRKSL, encoded by the coding sequence ATGAAACAGTCGTTGCAACTGCGGACCTCGCAGCATCTCGCGCTGACGCCCCAACTGCAGCAATCGATCCGCTTGCTGCAGCTCTCCACGCTGGAGCTGCACCAGGAACTCGAACAACTCCTGACCGACAATCCCTTGCTCGAGCGGTTAGACGACCCGCTCGACCATTCGCTGCGGCTGTTGTCCGACGGCGCCATCAGCCAGCAGGCGCCGTCCGGCGAAGCGCCGTCCGAATCGGGCCCGCAGGAAGCGGCGCCCGCCGGCGAGGCCGACGCCTACGAAGGCCCCGCCGCCGATACCGAAAGTACCACCGCCGAAGCGGACATGGACTGGAGCGACGCCGGCCGCAGCAAGGCGCCCGACGACGAAGACGCGCGTCCGCAAATCGAAGCGCACCACTGCACCCTGCGCGAACACCTGATGGAGCAGATGCGGGTGACCGTGCTCGAGCTGCGCGACCGCGCGCTGGTCGAGCTGATCATCGACGCGCTCGACGAAAACGGCTACCTCGAAGAAGCGCTCGACGAGATCCACGCGCGCCTGCCGGAGGAACTGGAAGTCGAACTCGACGAGCTGCAAACGGCATTGTCGCTGCTGCAAAGTTTCGACCCGGCCGGCGTGGGGGCGCGCAATGCGGCCGAGTGCCTGGCGCTGCAAATCAAGCGCTTGCCCGGCATCGCGCTGGTGACGCGACGGATGGCCGTGGCCATCGTCGAAAAGCACCTGACGTGGTTTGCCCAGCGCGATTTCAACAAGCTGAAAAAAGCGCTGCTGTGCGACGACGAAGACTTGCGCGAAGTACAGACCGTGATCCGCCAGTGCAATCCGCACCCCGGTGCGGCGTTCGCGTCCGACGTGTCGGACTACGTGGTGCCGGACGTGATCGTGAAAAAATCGCGCACCGGCTGGCAGGTCAGCCTGAACAACGACGTCATGCCGCGCCTGCGCGTAAACGCCATGTACGCCAACCTGCTCAAGCAGAAGAAGGGCGAGGGAGGCGAGGGCGCCATGGGCGCGCAGCTGCAGGAAGCGAAGTGGCTGATCAAGAATATGCGCCAGCGGTTCGACACCATCCTGCGCGTGGCGCAAGCGATAGTAGAACGACAAAAGAACTTTTTCTCGCACGGCGCCGTTGCCATGCGCCCCCTTGTGCTTCGCGAAATTGCTGATACACTGGGTTTACACGAGAGCACCATTTCTCGGGTAACAACTCAGAAATACATGCTGACGCCGCACGGCATGTTTGAGCTGAAATATTTTTTTGGTAGCCACGTCGCCACCGAAGCGGGAGGTGAAGCCAGTTCGACGGCGATACGGGCACTGATCGTGCAACTGACAGGAGCTGAAGACCCTAAAAATCCTTTATCCGACAGTAAGATTGCGGACATGCTGGGAGAACAGGGCATGGTGATTGCGCGACGCACTGTTGCCAAATATCGCGAAGCCCTCAAAATCCCTCCAGTCAGTCTCCGCAAGTCTTTGTAG